One part of the Lapillicoccus jejuensis genome encodes these proteins:
- a CDS encoding NYN domain-containing protein, translating to MDFDNVYIGLAQLDEATAEAFANDPGRLLRHLSQGRDEDGDFERRFLVRDCYLNPHRFARYRAQFVAAGFRVIDCPSLTQRGKSAADTHIVIDVVDALSHVTRYDEFVICSADADFSPLMTKLRRHNRRTLMIAAGNAAPAYQAVCDATMGGMELVTAFSDDDEAQDDLVDTIDRLSVTEDESDRAVAAIRERVAASDGSVPGSSAAAAALREVPHIAASGWAGTGGFGPFVRQLLPELEYRSTDSGGLVLDPSREASTPSQDADTPDEVRSRVARVTKAPLLTSQQYAVLFDGLAQVAKVQPRLGRIGFDVRELTADSIAPVPRTSVNFVVTGLVYAGADPRTVGLDARGLAERWYECVLYRCEQAGLELTDEERGDVQDWILSDLPPAERPQ from the coding sequence CATCTAAGCCAAGGAAGGGACGAAGACGGAGACTTCGAACGAAGGTTCTTGGTTCGAGACTGCTACCTGAACCCTCATCGTTTCGCTCGGTATCGCGCCCAATTCGTTGCCGCAGGCTTCCGCGTCATCGATTGCCCCTCCCTGACGCAGCGAGGCAAGTCGGCCGCCGACACGCACATCGTGATCGACGTGGTCGACGCCCTTTCCCATGTAACTCGCTACGACGAGTTCGTGATCTGCTCCGCCGATGCGGACTTCAGCCCACTCATGACCAAATTGCGCCGACACAATCGCAGAACACTCATGATCGCCGCTGGAAATGCTGCGCCGGCGTACCAAGCCGTCTGTGACGCCACGATGGGCGGGATGGAGCTCGTCACGGCTTTCTCGGACGACGACGAGGCACAGGATGACCTCGTCGACACGATCGACCGACTGTCGGTGACCGAGGATGAGTCCGATCGGGCAGTGGCCGCTATCCGCGAACGAGTTGCCGCGAGTGACGGCTCCGTTCCTGGATCGTCAGCCGCGGCCGCCGCATTGCGGGAGGTGCCGCACATCGCCGCGTCCGGATGGGCGGGGACTGGTGGGTTCGGCCCCTTCGTGCGACAACTCCTGCCTGAGTTGGAGTACCGCTCAACGGATAGTGGCGGTCTGGTGCTTGACCCGTCGCGGGAGGCATCCACGCCCTCCCAAGATGCCGACACTCCCGATGAGGTGCGATCACGGGTGGCGCGGGTGACCAAGGCGCCCCTGCTGACGTCCCAGCAGTATGCGGTCCTGTTCGACGGACTTGCCCAGGTTGCCAAGGTGCAGCCAAGGTTGGGGCGGATCGGTTTCGACGTGCGCGAATTGACCGCTGACTCAATTGCCCCGGTCCCGCGCACCTCGGTGAACTTCGTCGTGACCGGCCTCGTGTATGCCGGCGCCGACCCTCGGACAGTCGGTCTGGACGCGCGCGGACTAGCCGAACGTTGGTACGAATGCGTGCTCTATCGGTGCGAACAGGCCGGGCTCGAACTGACTGACGAGGAGCGAGGCGACGTTCAGGACTGGATTTTGAGCGACCTACCCCCA